The Ignavibacteriota bacterium genome segment CTCCTCGGTAGAGGCGACCGAGACGGTCGACTCTGCCCCGCCCCGCGTGGTCTATGATCCCGGCAACCCGGATGCAGACCCCAACGGGTACGTCACCATGCCGAACGTCAACATCGTGACGGAGATGGTGAATATGATCTCAGCGTCACGCGCCTTCGAGGCGAATGTGGTGGCGGTGAACGCAGCAAAGAACATGGCGAAGGACTCTCTGGAGATCTGATCATGGATGTACGTGGGATCACGACACATACGTTCCCGGTGTTGACCCCTTCGCAGGGCACCCGCAAGGGGAGTCAGGCGGCGGACGAGACGACCCAGCCCCGCGGTGCGCAGAGTTCCGCGAGCGAGCGGCATCCGGCGCTGACCGCGGAAGAGCAGCGTTATTTTGAATCAGCGTTCCCTGTGTCCGCACAGGAGAAACCTGGTGCCACGACCTACAGCGGTGGTGGCGCGATGCGCCAGCCGTTGCGGTCAGGGACGCTGGTCGACAGAAAGGCGTGACAGATGAAGATCGGGCAGGCACTCACATTGATGCCGAATATCCGTCAGGTCAACAAGAATGGCCTGATCGATAGGACGCTCAAAGAGACGCAGGCATCGTTCGGTGAGACGTTGCAGCGGGCGATCACCGACGTGAACTCGCTGCAGAATGAAGCGGGGAAAGCAGTGGACAAAATGGTGACGGGCGAGGCGGTCGATCTGCATGAAGTGATGATCGCCGTAGAGAAGGCCAGGACGAGTTTCGACCTTCTCATGGAGATCCGGAACAAGACGATGGACGCGTATCGAGAAATCATGAGAATGCAGGTATAATCCATGGCCTCCAGCGGTGTAACAGTGCAACAGCAGATGACCGGATTTATGGGCCGGTTGACGGGATCGCAGAAGCTTACGCTGGGCGTCGTGGCGCTTGGTTCGATCGCCGCGATCATCGCGCTCGTCACGCTCGTCAACGCCCCGAGCTATACCACCCTCTTTTCCAACGTGAACGCCGAAGACGCTTCGAAGATCGTTGCCAAGCTGAAGGAAAAGGACGTCCCCTATCAGCTCGATGACGGCGGCAAGACCATCATGGTGCCGAAGCAGAGCGTCTATGAGCTCCGCCTTACGCTGGCCGGCGAAGGTCTGCCCCAGTCGAGCACGATCGGGTATGAGATCTTCGACCGCACCAACCTGGGTGTCTCGGACTTCGTGCAGAAGGTGAACTATCGCCGGGCGCTGGAAGGCGAACTTGCCCGCACGATCCTGACGCTGGAAGAGGTCGAGGCCGCACGCGTCCATCTGGTGGTCCCGGAACGCGCGTTGTTCAAAGAGGACGAGAAGGCCGCCACCGCATCGGTGGTCCTGAAGCTGAAGTCCGGCAAACCGCTCCGCCGCGAGACCGTGCAGGGGATCTCTCACCTGATCGCGAGCAGCGTGGAAGGGATCGAATCCGGCAATGTCACCATCGTGGATTCCAGGGGACAGCTCCTCTCGGATGTGCACAAGCCGAACTCCATCGCAGGCATGACCTCGTCGCAGTACGAATTGCAGCAGAAGGTGGAAGCATACCTCGGACAGAAGGCACAATCGCTGCTGGAAAGCGTCGTCGGCGGCGGGAATGCCCTGGTCCAGGTGAATGCCGACCTGGATTTCCGCCAGGTGGAACGCACCCTCGAACAGTACGATCCGGACAAAACGGCGGTCCGCAGCGAGTCGATCACCGAATCGAAGAACACCGGTGGCGATTCTTCGGCGGCGAGCATGAGTTCCGCAACAACGACGAACTATGAGGTCAACAAGACCGTCGAGCATATCGTCGAGAACATGGGGAATATCCGCCG includes the following:
- the fliE gene encoding flagellar hook-basal body complex protein FliE yields the protein MKIGQALTLMPNIRQVNKNGLIDRTLKETQASFGETLQRAITDVNSLQNEAGKAVDKMVTGEAVDLHEVMIAVEKARTSFDLLMEIRNKTMDAYREIMRMQV
- the fliF gene encoding flagellar M-ring protein FliF, whose product is MASSGVTVQQQMTGFMGRLTGSQKLTLGVVALGSIAAIIALVTLVNAPSYTTLFSNVNAEDASKIVAKLKEKDVPYQLDDGGKTIMVPKQSVYELRLTLAGEGLPQSSTIGYEIFDRTNLGVSDFVQKVNYRRALEGELARTILTLEEVEAARVHLVVPERALFKEDEKAATASVVLKLKSGKPLRRETVQGISHLIASSVEGIESGNVTIVDSRGQLLSDVHKPNSIAGMTSSQYELQQKVEAYLGQKAQSLLESVVGGGNALVQVNADLDFRQVERTLEQYDPDKTAVRSESITESKNTGGDSSAASMSSATTTNYEVNKTVEHIVENMGNIRRLTVAALVNGVPKKVTKDGAETTEISPRTEEEIGQLTELVRRAVGYDQLRNDEVSVTNLTFGPTEHEQEFVYKSSPLSDWTEYTEEIFIILAMLGAVIVLRSLLGRVRTRIELPTVEKDVEELAGQLPRKKAAIALPPEEEEMNAEVLLRQERRKRVVSYIREKPHESSRLLKVWLSEE